A single Methanolobus sp. ZRKC5 DNA region contains:
- the spt4 gene encoding transcription elongation factor subunit Spt4, whose product MSEQVCRECHRIINGQTCAICGSSNLSSDWSGMVIIIDPERSEIAKKIDVKVPDKYALKVR is encoded by the coding sequence ATGAGTGAACAGGTTTGCCGGGAATGTCACCGAATAATCAATGGCCAAACATGTGCCATTTGCGGATCAAGTAATCTCAGTTCCGACTGGAGCGGTATGGTAATTATCATAGATCCGGAACGCTCAGAGATAGCAAAGAAAATTGACGTGAAAGTCCCGGATAAGTATGCATTGAAGGTGCGCTAA